Proteins co-encoded in one Ziziphus jujuba cultivar Dongzao chromosome 9, ASM3175591v1 genomic window:
- the LOC107426400 gene encoding uncharacterized protein LOC107426400 isoform X1, translating into MEETEKILQLYDLPFADLLLLSSSSSEELGPLDVVRSDIMEALGPAGPGLLAISGVPNASALRRHLPLARNLALLDADHRKLILKKHNLGSDVPLKDPSRKVSSFAMQLSYAYALDHTQLNPEQDLQRSDSDKATESVDNEYKNLGNKLKELGFCMMDLGLRLARVCDRAMGGQELEQSLLESGTAKGRLIHYHSAVDGHFLLKQGARKNRAKQTTRNQRISQGGSGEIRPIRSIHSNLWQQWHYDYGIFTVLTAPLFLKPNCVEGEEEEEEEGFADGGFKEFNGYPSGHTCLQIFDPNKNSVFMVKAPTESFIVQVGESADILSKGKLRATLHSVGRAEENFRNLSRETFVVFLQPAWNKVFSMSDYLKKHIGLELEDQVLSRECSEEKRIAEEEFKKIVPPLWSRLKDGMTFAEFSRETTKQYYGGSGLQSNR; encoded by the exons ATGGAAGAAACAGAAAAGATCCTACAACTCTACGACCTCCCATTTGCCGATCTCTTACTCTTGTCGTCGTCATCGTCGGAAGAGCTTGGCCCACTGGATGTAGTGAGAAGTGACATAATGGAAGCTCTAGGGCCCGCGGGCCCAGGCCTGTTGGCCATCAGCGGCGTCCCCAACGCCTCTGCTCTCCGCCGGCACCTTCCACTGGCTCGCAACCTCGCTCTTCTGGACGCGGACCACCGGAAACTCATTCTCAAG aagcaCAACTTGGGAAGCGATGTTCCGTTGAAGGATCCTAGTAGAAAAGTTTCGTCCTTTGCAATGCAACTGAGCTATGCGTATGCCTTAGATCATACCCAATTGAATCCAGAACAAGATCTTCAACGTAGCGATAGTGATAAAGCAACAGAGTCCGTGGACAATGAATATAAGAATCTTGGAAATAAGTTGAAGGAATTGGGTTTCTGCATGATGGATCTAGGTCTCCGACTTGCACGAGTATGTGATAGAGCCATGGGAGGCCAAGAGCTGGAGCAGAGCTTATTGGAATCTGGCACAGCCAAGGGACGTCTCATTCATTACCATTCAGCTGTAGACGGCCACTTTCTTCTAAAACAGGGCGCTAGAAAAAACAGAGCTAAGCAAACCACTCGAAACCAAAGGATTTCTCAAGGAGGCTCTGGTGAGATCAGACCCATCAGAAGCATTCATTCTAATCTGTGGCAGCAATGGCACTATGATTATGGCATCTTCACTGTGCTGACAGCTCCCTTGTTTCTCAAGCCAAATTGTgtggaaggagaagaagaagaagaagaagaaggatttgCGGATggtggttttaaggaatttaatGGTTATCCCAGTGGACATACATGTTTGCAGATATTTGATCCCAACAAGAACAGTGTTTTCATGGTGAAAGCCCCTACTGAAAGTTTTATTGTTCAGGTTGGGGAATCGGCTGATATATTATCCAAAGGGAAGCTGAGAGCAACCCTTCACTCAGTTGGCAGAGCTGAGGAGAATTTTCGGAATTTGAGCAGAGAAACATTTGTTGTCTTTTTGCAGCCAGCATGGAACAAAGTATTTTCCATGTCAGATTATCTCAAGAAACACATTGGTTTAGAATTAGAGGATCAAGTTCTGTCCCGTGAATGCAGTGAAGAGAAACGCATTGCTGAGGAGGAATTCAAGAAAATAGTTCCGCCGCTATGGTCACGGTTGAAGGATGGGATGACATTTGCTGAGTTCTCGCGTGAAACCACCAAGCAATATTATGGTGGCAGTGGATTGCAAtctaatagataa
- the LOC107426400 gene encoding uncharacterized protein LOC107426400 isoform X2 encodes MEETEKILQLYDLPFADLLLLSSSSSEELGPLDVVRSDIMEALGPAGPGLLAISGVPNASALRRHLPLARNLALLDADHRKLILKHNLGSDVPLKDPSRKVSSFAMQLSYAYALDHTQLNPEQDLQRSDSDKATESVDNEYKNLGNKLKELGFCMMDLGLRLARVCDRAMGGQELEQSLLESGTAKGRLIHYHSAVDGHFLLKQGARKNRAKQTTRNQRISQGGSGEIRPIRSIHSNLWQQWHYDYGIFTVLTAPLFLKPNCVEGEEEEEEEGFADGGFKEFNGYPSGHTCLQIFDPNKNSVFMVKAPTESFIVQVGESADILSKGKLRATLHSVGRAEENFRNLSRETFVVFLQPAWNKVFSMSDYLKKHIGLELEDQVLSRECSEEKRIAEEEFKKIVPPLWSRLKDGMTFAEFSRETTKQYYGGSGLQSNR; translated from the exons ATGGAAGAAACAGAAAAGATCCTACAACTCTACGACCTCCCATTTGCCGATCTCTTACTCTTGTCGTCGTCATCGTCGGAAGAGCTTGGCCCACTGGATGTAGTGAGAAGTGACATAATGGAAGCTCTAGGGCCCGCGGGCCCAGGCCTGTTGGCCATCAGCGGCGTCCCCAACGCCTCTGCTCTCCGCCGGCACCTTCCACTGGCTCGCAACCTCGCTCTTCTGGACGCGGACCACCGGAAACTCATTCTCAAG caCAACTTGGGAAGCGATGTTCCGTTGAAGGATCCTAGTAGAAAAGTTTCGTCCTTTGCAATGCAACTGAGCTATGCGTATGCCTTAGATCATACCCAATTGAATCCAGAACAAGATCTTCAACGTAGCGATAGTGATAAAGCAACAGAGTCCGTGGACAATGAATATAAGAATCTTGGAAATAAGTTGAAGGAATTGGGTTTCTGCATGATGGATCTAGGTCTCCGACTTGCACGAGTATGTGATAGAGCCATGGGAGGCCAAGAGCTGGAGCAGAGCTTATTGGAATCTGGCACAGCCAAGGGACGTCTCATTCATTACCATTCAGCTGTAGACGGCCACTTTCTTCTAAAACAGGGCGCTAGAAAAAACAGAGCTAAGCAAACCACTCGAAACCAAAGGATTTCTCAAGGAGGCTCTGGTGAGATCAGACCCATCAGAAGCATTCATTCTAATCTGTGGCAGCAATGGCACTATGATTATGGCATCTTCACTGTGCTGACAGCTCCCTTGTTTCTCAAGCCAAATTGTgtggaaggagaagaagaagaagaagaagaaggatttgCGGATggtggttttaaggaatttaatGGTTATCCCAGTGGACATACATGTTTGCAGATATTTGATCCCAACAAGAACAGTGTTTTCATGGTGAAAGCCCCTACTGAAAGTTTTATTGTTCAGGTTGGGGAATCGGCTGATATATTATCCAAAGGGAAGCTGAGAGCAACCCTTCACTCAGTTGGCAGAGCTGAGGAGAATTTTCGGAATTTGAGCAGAGAAACATTTGTTGTCTTTTTGCAGCCAGCATGGAACAAAGTATTTTCCATGTCAGATTATCTCAAGAAACACATTGGTTTAGAATTAGAGGATCAAGTTCTGTCCCGTGAATGCAGTGAAGAGAAACGCATTGCTGAGGAGGAATTCAAGAAAATAGTTCCGCCGCTATGGTCACGGTTGAAGGATGGGATGACATTTGCTGAGTTCTCGCGTGAAACCACCAAGCAATATTATGGTGGCAGTGGATTGCAAtctaatagataa